From Toxorhynchites rutilus septentrionalis strain SRP chromosome 2, ASM2978413v1, whole genome shotgun sequence, a single genomic window includes:
- the LOC129767642 gene encoding 40S ribosomal protein S4 codes for MARGPKKHLKRLNAPRGWMLDKTGGTFAPRPSTGPHKLRESLPLVIFLRNRLKYALTNNEVTRIVMQRHIKIDGKVRTDPNYPAGFMDVITIDKTSENFRLIYDVKGRFTVHRITPEEAKYKLLKVKRVQIGPKKVPYILTHDGRTIRYPDPIIHQNDSIQYDIATGKVMEVLKFEPGNLCMITGGRNLGRCGTVIQREKHPGSFEIVHVKDSTGHVFATRLTNVFIIGRSTKAFISLPKGKGVKLSIAEERDRRLASKAAH; via the exons ATG GCTCGCGGACCGAAGAAACATTTGAAGCGTCTTAATGCCCCACGGGGATGGATGTTGGACAAGACCGGGGGAACCTTTGCCCCTCGTCCGTCCACCGGCCCACACAAGCTGCGGGAATCGTTGCCGCTGGTGATTTTCCTGCGTAATCGCTTGAAGTATGCACTAACAAACAATGAAGTGACAAGAATTGTCATGCAGCGTCACATTAAAATCGACGGCAAAGTTCGTACCGATCCTAACTATCCAGCAGGATTCATGG atgtcaTTACCATTGACAAGACCAGCGAGAACTTCCGTCTGATCTATGACGTGAAAGGCCGTTTCACTGTACATCGCATCACTCCAGAGGAAGCCAAG TACAAGCTTCTGAAGGTGAAACGCGTCCAGATTGGACCAAAGAAGGTTCCATATATCTTGACCCATGACGGCCGCACCATCCGCTATCCGGATCCAATCATCCACCAGAACGACTCCATCCAGTATGATATCGCCACTGGTAAGGTGATGGAGGTGCTGAAGTTTGAACCCGGCAATCTGTGTATGATCACTGGCGGAAGGAATTTGGGTCGTTGCGGTACTGTGATCCAGCGTGAGAAACACCCGGGATCCTTCGAAATTGTTCACGTTAAGGACTCCACCGGTCACGTTTTCGCCACTCGTTTGACGAATGTTTTCATTATTGGCCGAAGCACTAAGGCCTTCATCTCACTGCCAAAGGGCAAGGGTGTGAAGCTGTCGATCGCCGAGGAACGCGACAGACGATTGGCAAGCAAGGCTGCGCACTAA